Proteins found in one Bicyclus anynana chromosome 24, ilBicAnyn1.1, whole genome shotgun sequence genomic segment:
- the LOC112054747 gene encoding uncharacterized protein LOC112054747 isoform X2: MNFRRILSKGSLKSSSSSGKSKIDELKKLQDEIESLKLNISSLKVLLDNRDAALGKIACEKEKLYVRHKTLLRENKYLHQELVDERTTHSKEKDFLLKNMKKLSLKLANSGKDYVIFKSIITTLEDNKNALDSVFEELRNKINPSHKKYIKLLKVNADLNFENTQLKLFLIAKNELRSGDKEAGLSGIKGPQCSHTHDQLKTHKNCHQERSTSPTEKLYKPSKTNESK, translated from the exons ATGAATTTTAGACGTATTTTGTCTAAGGGCTCTCTAAAATCTTCATCTTCCTCAGGCAAAAGTAAAATAGATGAATTGAAAAAGCTGCAAGACGAAATTGAATCACTCAAACTTAATATATCTTCATTGAAAGTGTTATTAGATAATAGGGACGCCGCATTAGGGAAAATTGCGtgtgaaaaagaaaaactgtATGTTAGACACAAAACTTTgttaagagaaaataaatatttacaccaAGAACTAGTCGATGAGag AACAACACATTCAAAAGAAAAAGATTTTCTGTTGAAAAACATGAAAAAGCTTTCGTTGAAGTTAGCAAACAGTGGAAAAGATTACGTA ATATTTAAATCCATAATAACAACCTTAGAGGATAACAAAAATGCATTGGATTCAGTCTTCGAAGAGCTAAGAAACAAAATTAATCCaagtcataaaaaatatattaagttgtTGAAAGTTAACGCCGatctcaattttgaaaatacacaGTTGAAGCTGTTTCTCATTGCTAAGAATGAATTACGCAGTGGCGATAAGGAAGCTGGATTATCGGGGATAAAAGGCCCTCAGTGTTCCCATACACATGATCAGTTGAAAACtcataaaaactgtcatcaagAAAGGTCGACAAGCCCTACAGAAAAGCTTTATAAACCTAGTAAAACAAATGAATCTAAATGA
- the LOC112054747 gene encoding uncharacterized protein LOC112054747 isoform X1 — MNFRRILSKGSLKSSSSSGKSKIDELKKLQDEIESLKLNISSLKVLLDNRDAALGKIACEKEKLYVRHKTLLRENKYLHQELVDERTTHSKEKDFLLKNMKKLSLKLANSGKDYVSEEEEVISTLQNEMKSKDEVIHNVCTKYMKLRKSKKELQQKFEALQVQTHEIFKSIITTLEDNKNALDSVFEELRNKINPSHKKYIKLLKVNADLNFENTQLKLFLIAKNELRSGDKEAGLSGIKGPQCSHTHDQLKTHKNCHQERSTSPTEKLYKPSKTNESK, encoded by the exons ATGAATTTTAGACGTATTTTGTCTAAGGGCTCTCTAAAATCTTCATCTTCCTCAGGCAAAAGTAAAATAGATGAATTGAAAAAGCTGCAAGACGAAATTGAATCACTCAAACTTAATATATCTTCATTGAAAGTGTTATTAGATAATAGGGACGCCGCATTAGGGAAAATTGCGtgtgaaaaagaaaaactgtATGTTAGACACAAAACTTTgttaagagaaaataaatatttacaccaAGAACTAGTCGATGAGag AACAACACATTCAAAAGAAAAAGATTTTCTGTTGAAAAACATGAAAAAGCTTTCGTTGAAGTTAGCAAACAGTGGAAAAGATTACGTA tcagaagaagaagaagttatTTCAACgttacaaaatgaaatgaaatctaAAGATGAAGTTATACATAACGTGTGTACTAAATATATGAAGCTGAGGAAAAGTAAAAAAGAGCTTCAACAAAAATTTGAAGCTCTACAAGTTCAAACGCATGAA ATATTTAAATCCATAATAACAACCTTAGAGGATAACAAAAATGCATTGGATTCAGTCTTCGAAGAGCTAAGAAACAAAATTAATCCaagtcataaaaaatatattaagttgtTGAAAGTTAACGCCGatctcaattttgaaaatacacaGTTGAAGCTGTTTCTCATTGCTAAGAATGAATTACGCAGTGGCGATAAGGAAGCTGGATTATCGGGGATAAAAGGCCCTCAGTGTTCCCATACACATGATCAGTTGAAAACtcataaaaactgtcatcaagAAAGGTCGACAAGCCCTACAGAAAAGCTTTATAAACCTAGTAAAACAAATGAATCTAAATGA
- the LOC112054738 gene encoding nucleoplasmin-like protein isoform X1, which translates to MSDEYFYGVTLSSSHQSETWDPEAKGDYPRSNKLLIRQALLGPEAKADELNVVQVETMCLQESIKIPVAILKVGEQRQVRLHIEFPDAPVTFTLIQGSGPVHLIGQHLLGALVEEFEDMEEMEEEMLDEEEGDDSQFKEDENKRKPTAGKRKTNEDEDDEEGEPKGKKSKMSNNAKGKAPSPKKNAKK; encoded by the exons ATGTCGGACGAATATTTTTATG GTGTCACTCTCTCCTCCTCACATCAGTCAGAAACATGGGACCCGGAAGCGAAAGGAGACTATCCACGTAGTAATAAACTACTCATACGCCAGGCGTTGCTTGGGCCAGAAGCCAAAGCAGATGAACTCAATGTTGTACAG GTGGAGACAATGTGTCTCCAGGAGTCCATCAAAATCCCAGTGGCCATCCTCAAAGTGGGCGAGCAGCGACAAGTGCGCTTACACATTGAGTTCCCCGATGCTCCTGTCACTTTCACACTTATACAG GGTTCAGGGCCCGTACACTTGATTGGCCAGCATTTACTTGGTGCTCTGGTTGAGGAGTTTGAAGATATGGAGGAAATGGAAGAGGAAATGTTGGATGAGGAGGAAGGTGACGATTCTCAGTTTAAG GAAGATGAGAATAAAAGGAAACCAACAGCCGGCAAGCGCAAGACAAATGAG GACGAGGATGACGAGGAGGGTGAGCCCAAAGGCAAGAAGTCGAAAATGTCAAATAACGCCAAAGGCAAGGCGCCTTCACCCAAGAAGAATGCCAAGAAGTGA
- the LOC112054746 gene encoding ubiquitin thioesterase trabid, translating into MSEESQSHDGSKKSPSLAAASEAGLPEAECEPQDASTHISQTNIAQMTASSVPTDGNKWKCETCTYENFPLSRKCTMCRSNKPSLGEDIFKLQDGASALPTQDDCGAEAIAERLKPLRISSPQGQAGASSVNKWPCATCTYENWPRALKCAMCGAGGSPHRPHPPHPAHSTYPAAVGINDLCNSQPPSQHELDASGRRCKRRNNTDWIWLQACLGVVEGDARCVDAYLASGGDPARPLTASEVALLNRASAFDTGHTLVHLAIRFQRQEILSTLLSRISGGGPGLKRSPSYVAPDLATAIRRHIAGCVRYKKGSFPCRYINEFCTFSLPSEIEELPAAIQEQLFSELLDREAQQTLEADPPLINWSLHLTVTLGSRLYALWNRSAGDCLPDAVCQAAYGVSDRANVLRTALADTLHQANRSFYSRWTAWERLQATELHYQPEETQLRTEWARLVAAAARPGTALHQLHVFALAHVMRRPIFVYGVEVVNSFRGEALGYARFQGIYLPLLWEPEFCSKSPLCLGYTRGHFSALVPIEPYAHRHAYICRDQQEEAEDTTYLPLTDSDGKLLPVHFLTCDELAEEEALVRRWVAARAGGGALAAAQRLHARPLLQAQMLEEWLNHYRRLAA; encoded by the exons ATGAGTGAGGAGTCGCAGTCTCATGATGGCAGCAAGAAGAGTCCATCATTGGCTGCGGCCAGCGAAGCAGGCCTTCCTGAGGCTGAATGTGAGCCGCAGGATGCATCTACGCACATCTCACAGACTAATATTGCTCAG ATGACGGCGAGCTCTGTGCCCACGGACGGCAACAAATGGAAATGTGAAACTTGCACGTATGAGAATTTCCCGCTTTCCCGCAAG TGTACAATGTGTCGCTCCAACAAGCCATCGCTCGGGGAGGACATATTCAAACTACAAGATGGCGCCAGCGCGCTCCCGACGCAGGACGACTGTG GCGCGGAAGCCATAGCAGAGAGGCTGAAGCCGCTGAGGATATCGTCTCCGCAGGGTCAGGCGGGCGCCTCGTCAGTCAACAAGTGGCCTTGTGCG ACATGCACGTACGAGAACTGGCCGCGCGCGCTCAAGTGCGCCATGTGCGGCGCGGGCGGCAGTCCGCACCGCCCGCACCCCCCGCACCCCGCACACTCCACGTACCCCGCCGCTG TAGGTATAAACGACCTCTGCAACAGCCAGCCACCCTCACAGCACGAGCTGGACGCGAGCGGGCGGCGCTGCAAGCGGCGGAACAACACCGACTGGATATGGCTGCAGGCCTGCCTCG GTGTGGTTGAAGGCGACGCGCGCTGCGTGGACGCCTACCTCGCGTCGGGGGGTGACCCCGCGCGCCCCCTCACCGCCTCCGAGGTGGCGTTGCTCAACCGCGCTTCGGCCTTCGACACTGGCCACACGCTGGTGCATCTAGCCATCAG ATTTCAAAGACAAGAAATACTATCGACATTGCTGTCTCGAATATCGGGCGGCGGGCCGGGATTGAAGAGGTCACCTTCATACGTAG CTCCTGATCTGGCGACGGCTATCCGCCGCCACATTGCGGGCTGCGTTCGATACAAGAAGGGCAGCTTTCCGTGCCGGTACATCAACGAGTTCTGCACATTCTCATTACCGTCAG AAATCGAGGAGCTTCCGGCGGCTATACAGGAGCAGCTGTTCTCAGAGCTGCTGGACCGCGAGGCGCAGCAGACGCTTGAGGCGGACCCGCCGCTCATCAACTGGAGCTTGCATCTCACTGTCACGCTAG GTTCCCGTCTATACGCGCTGTGGAACCGCTCGGCCGGCGACTGCCTGCCCGACGCGGTGTGCCAGGCGGCGTACGGCGTGTCCGACCGCGCCAACGTGCTGCGCACCGCGCTGGCCGACACTCTCCACCAGGCGAACCGCAG TTTTTACTCGCGCTGGACGGCGTGGGAGCGCCTGCAGGCGACGGAGCTTCACTACCAGCCTGAGGAGACGCAGCTGCGCACTGAGTGGGCGCGGCTGGTGGCCGCCGCCGCCAGACCGGGGACTGCGCTGCACCAG CTGCACGTGTTCGCGCTGGCGCACGTGATGCGGCGGCCGATCTTCGTGTACGGCGTGGAGGTCGTCAACTCGTTCCGCGGCGAGGCGCTCGGCTACGCGCGCTTCCAGG GAATATATCTGCCATTGCTGTGGGAGCCGGAGTTCTGCTCCAAGTCACCGCTGTGCCTGGGCTACACGCGCGGACACTTCTCCGCGCTCGTGCCCATAGAGCCGTACGCGCACAGGCACGCTTACATTTGTCG GGACCAGCAGGAAGAGGCCGAAGACACCACGTACCTGCCGCTCACCGATTCGGACGGGAAGCTACTGCCCGTACACTTCCTCACTTGTGACGAG
- the LOC112054738 gene encoding nucleoplasmin-like protein isoform X2, whose amino-acid sequence MSDEYFYGVTLSSSHQSETWDPEAKGDYPRSNKLLIRQALLGPEAKADELNVVQVETMCLQESIKIPVAILKVGEQRQVRLHIEFPDAPVTFTLIQGSGPVHLIGQHLLGALVEEFEDMEEMEEEMLDEEEGDDSQFKDEDDEEGEPKGKKSKMSNNAKGKAPSPKKNAKK is encoded by the exons ATGTCGGACGAATATTTTTATG GTGTCACTCTCTCCTCCTCACATCAGTCAGAAACATGGGACCCGGAAGCGAAAGGAGACTATCCACGTAGTAATAAACTACTCATACGCCAGGCGTTGCTTGGGCCAGAAGCCAAAGCAGATGAACTCAATGTTGTACAG GTGGAGACAATGTGTCTCCAGGAGTCCATCAAAATCCCAGTGGCCATCCTCAAAGTGGGCGAGCAGCGACAAGTGCGCTTACACATTGAGTTCCCCGATGCTCCTGTCACTTTCACACTTATACAG GGTTCAGGGCCCGTACACTTGATTGGCCAGCATTTACTTGGTGCTCTGGTTGAGGAGTTTGAAGATATGGAGGAAATGGAAGAGGAAATGTTGGATGAGGAGGAAGGTGACGATTCTCAGTTTAAG GACGAGGATGACGAGGAGGGTGAGCCCAAAGGCAAGAAGTCGAAAATGTCAAATAACGCCAAAGGCAAGGCGCCTTCACCCAAGAAGAATGCCAAGAAGTGA